From the Arvicola amphibius chromosome 2, mArvAmp1.2, whole genome shotgun sequence genome, one window contains:
- the LOC119808226 gene encoding NHP2-like protein 1, whose translation MIEADVNPKAYPLADAHLTKKLLDLVQQSCNYKQLRKGANEATKTLNRGISEFIVMAADAEPLEIILHLPLLCEDKNVPYVFVRSKQALGRACGVSRPVIACSVTIKEGSQLKQQIQSIQQSIERLLV comes from the coding sequence ATGATAGAGGCTGATGTGAACCCGAAGGCCTATCCCCTCGCAGATGCCCATCTCACCAAGAAGCTGCTGGACCTTGTTCAGCAGTCGTGCAACTACAAGCAGCTTCGGAAAGGAGCCAATGAAGCCACCAAAACCCTCAACAGAGGCATCTCTGAGTTCATCGTGATGGCAGCAGACGCTGAGCCCTTAGAGATCATCCTGCACCTCCCACTGCTGTGTGAAGACAAGAATGTCCCCTATGTATTTGTGCGCTCCAAGCAGGCCCTAGGACGGGCCTGTGGGGTCTCCAGACCTGTCATCGCCTGTTCTGTTACCATCAAAGAAGGCTCTCAGCTAAAGCAGCAGATCCAGTCCATCCAGCAGTCTATTGAAAGGCTCCTGGTGTAG